The Drosophila yakuba strain Tai18E2 chromosome X, Prin_Dyak_Tai18E2_2.1, whole genome shotgun sequence DNA segment GCAGTTTGGCTGCGGAGCGAATCCTCCAGAAGACGGGCACGTCGTACAGGGCAGCAGTAACCCATGAAGTTTTGGGTATCGCAGGCGGTGGATCCGATGACTGGAGCCGTGCCGCGCTGGGTGTCAAATATGTGTACACCATCGAGCTGAGGGACCGTGGAGCCTACGGATTTGTCCTGCCGCCGCGCTTCATCAAGGACACAGCTCTCGAGGGCTGGACAGTGGTGGAGACGGTGGCGCAGGCTATTGGCCCCAGTTCAGCTGCTTAAATGCCGCCCAATCTTCGCCGCCGAAGCTCGGTGTAATTGGTAAACTATATCGCTTTTTTTTACACCCCCCCACCCCCACCTAGTGTAATGTGTAATCTCTATGTGTGCGTGAAGGATTATTTATGTTGGTTTGAATGCCTGATTTGGTGActgagtgcgagtgtgtgtgttttgggtgGGCTGCTGTATCCTTTGAATCCTGTACGGCGGACAATAAACGAATCTACGCTATTTATTACTACACAACGATTGAGAATTTATTTGAGCGGAGTAAACAAATAATCAGACAGTAGCAGCTTATTCAACTATGTTAAGCACTACACTTCCCTGAGATAGAGCACTTGACCAAAAGCAAACCAATAAGAATGGTTGGGAAATAAAACTGCAAAAGCTAACTTTGGAACTCACCGTATCCTCGTCGTCATCGGTATTAtcctggagctggagttgtAGCTGCGCCAAGGCCGCCGTATGGTtctccatgtccatgtccttgGGCGTGGACTCCTCGGAAATGACCGACTCCGATGGCAGGTTATCCACGAAGGCGGCAAATCCACAGCCATTGCTGCTCTCAAGCGGCGTCTGCACGGATGTGGGCGAGGCCGACGATTTGGAACCGGATCTGGGCCTGTTCCTGCCATTGACTACGACGGTTTTTGGCGGCAAGGGAGCGGGCAAATGCTCGATGCGATGGGTATAGCGTGTATTCAGCCGTATGCTGCTGTGCGGCGAGGATTGCGGGGATGAGGAGGAGCCATCACCACAGGTGGAAGCTTCTCCGACGAGGGATTTGGGCGGAACAAGAGGCCCGGAACCATCCATTTCCGGGGCCATACCGCCGAGACGCAACTGCTGTTGGATCAGACGCTCCGCTTCCTGCAGCAGTTCATCCACGGATCGCATGTCCGTGCTGTCGGACAGGCGGCTAACCTCCTGGAATATGGACTCCGGGTCCGGATCGGTCAGTATTCCGCCGCAGTCCTGCTCCTTGGCCAGGAACTCGATGATTGAGCTGCTGTTGGTGTAGTCCAGCCCGTCCGCCTCCGCCACGCCTTGTTTGTGGGGGCTGAGCACCTGCGACATGGCGCGCTGAACTGAACTGATTCGCAATCAGAGGGAACGAGAGGATGTCTATCTACTTCTCCGCCTTCCGTTTATCCTATTTTCGCGTTGGTATAGTATAAGCCCGATGCTTctatgtgtttgtttgtttgtttgcctggtCTGCCTATGCAAACCAactgaaaacgaaaccgaaaacagTCGGAATCTGTGCTCGTTGTGTTTTCCGGGTGCCCAGAGCTCGGACCTGGGGATCACGGATCTCACGGGTGCGGACACGAGGCTCAGCGGACGCGGCGCATCGTCAGTTTGGCCGTGGCAACAACATTTAAACCACTTTTTGCAGTACCCACACCCCACACCACTTTGTAGACAGTGGGTAGTAGAGATGGGCGAACGGCGATAGGCGCCTGGCTTGATAGCTCGTGAAAGTATTCGATAGTCATGGGAGTAATAAAATACGTTTTTATATCTTATGTTTTACGTTACAATAAGTTGCGTCTTTCTGGCATAACTGTTCCGCAAATATCACTTTGTTAACAAAATACGATGCTCTCAGTCTTCCAATTACTGAAAGGTTCCAATGTTCCAATTGGAAAACTCTATTTGAGTAAGATCGAATACAAAACCTTACCGTTATTGTGCACTCGATCAATCTAATCGATTTTTAAATATCGAACAAGCCTTATGACTGGCATACTAAGATTTGTGCATTGCAGTGGAATTATAGTATAGTATTTTCCATTCAGTGCCGCCTGGTCACACCGCGAAgcatttacaaataaattccCTGGTTGTGTagttgttctttttttttcgttccGTTACATAGCacgctaaaataaatatccgAAAGGTAAATACGATCAGCTGAACAGCAGGTGATAATGCGGGATATATATCCGGGCGGATAAGATAAAATCGCTGCGCGTGGCCAGGAAAAATCTGGGCCACCTGAAAACGATCGAAAAGCGATAACAAGATAAAAAAAACGTACTGGCGTGTACAGTGAAAACCAGAAAGCTAGGAAATACTAGTTAAACAGTGGGAAAACATGACgcattgtttgcatttgtatgGACGTTCGAcagtgtgtgtctgtgtgcgtgcgcgGGCTTCTCGGTGTGAGTGCggtgtgtgtgcatgtggaCAGTAAAATAAACCAACGCGTTAATTAACCAATTTTACGGGAAGCTAAAAAAACAGTAGTTTTATTCTCCGCCAATGCGTAATGTGctcgaaataaacaaaaaccgaatGTACCAATTATTTCATCAGCAGTGCGGCACGCACACAAATGCACTTAGCCCACAGCCGTGTATCGATATTAGCGATTACCGATAACGCGTCCAACATATGCAATTACCATCGTTTTCCTGTTTTCCCcgttataaaaaaaaaaaaaacattgtaTAACGTTTTTTCCCCggaaaaacagaaagaaaaagaaaccaCGAAAATATGCAGCGACTGTGGGCTTAACTAGCCACCCCACCCCACTTCCTCCGCCCccagatttttttttgatatttgttttttctgcctttctgtaagttcatttgcatgcaatttgAATCGAGTCGAGATCGAAGCTCTTCGAGGTTCTCGGATCTCCATATTCTGTATTTAAGGCTGGAGAACTGAATAGCGCACTTCTTATTCTCGCTTCGTACACGCCGAAGAACAATATACACTCCATATAGATCTTTACTATATTTCTCGATCCAACCAGttaattaaatcaacaaataaacacatttttctcGATGTACTTCCGCCtaattagttttattattgttatccAGGGATTTACTTTCTAAAGAAGCAGTGGAAAAGTAGTGCGGGAATCCCCTTATAATTCCCACGGCAGACTATATAGCACGTAATTAAAAGGCCCAATTGATATACACCCATCTTAACTGAACTTTACATTTATAGCAACAATGGGTTTTACGAAagataataattaaatataatttattgttcCCCAAGAGGCCCGACCCTCAATGAACGCGTAAATCGTTAAGCAAATAAGTTGCCCATAAATTGTTAACCAAAATTGGCTTGCCATTCGccattaaaatgaaaagaagCGCCtcgaaataaattaattatttaagacTTTGTTTAATTGCACAAGTACAAAGTTAGTTAGGCATGGAATtataattgtattatttagtattaaaaCAAGactttaaaatgatttaaatgcatacaaTTCAGACGCCTGATCATCAAACTTAACtgactatatatatatatccccCTATTTTTTCAGTTAGAGATCAGCCGATTCCAGAATGCTTTCGCTGCAAAACCAACGGCAACCGAAGACCACACCTCTGGTGGACGAGTACGAGATCTCGGACACGGTACTGGGCCTGGGGATCAATGGAAAGGTGGTGCAGTGCACCCACCGCCGCACCAAACAGAACTATGCCCTCAAGGTGCTGCTGGACAATGAGAAGGCGCGTCGCGAGGTAGATCTGCATTGGCGACTCAGCGGATGCCGGCACATTGTGAACATTATCGATGTCTACGAGAACACCTATAGCGGCAGGAAGTGCCTTCTGGTGGTCATGGAGTGCATGGAGGGCGGCGAACTCTTCCAGAGGATCCAGGACAAGGCCGATGGCGCCTTCACGGAACGGGAGGCGGCCCAGATAATGCACGAGATCTGCTCGGCGGTAGACTATCTGCACAGTCGCGACATTGCACACCGCGATCTCAAGCCGGAGAACTTGCTGTACACCACCTCTCAACCGAATGCGATCCTAAAACTGACGGACTTTGGCTTCGCCAAGGAGACATTCAGCAATGACAAGCTGCAGACGCCCTGCTACACTCCTTATTACGTGGGTTAGTGCCTTTCGAAGGAATTGTCATCATCAGCTAGTTGCTAGTTAACAAAAAATTTCTCTATAATTGTTAAAATCCGCTGTTTACCTACGCTAAACTATGGCATGGCATTTTGGGGCCGGAAACTGCATGACGGGCATTTGAATTATTGACTTAATTATACACCACACAGCTGATAGTAAAATGAGTTTTTAGGTAGCTTACCAGAGGTTTTTTACTTGCACCCGTCTCACATAACTTATTGAGTGAACTTTCTCTATAATTTCTATAAATCAATTCAGCCTTGTTCTCAATCTCGTTGCAAAAGTGCGACCGActtaatttgcaataaaacgGAAAGTAAGGTTGCGAATATATCGGGGGATTTAGTTCTCATTCCACTGCTAAATAAGTATTTGTTACTTCTGCGTAGTTCCCTTGCCATTTTAATGATAATGTTCATTTTGCAGCTCCTGAAGTCCTGGGCCCGGAGAAGTACGACAAGAGCTGCGACATCTGGTCGCTGGGCGTGGTGATGTACATCATAATGTGCGGATTCCCGCCGTTCTACAGCAACCATGGCCTGGCCATTTCGCCCGGCATGAAGAAGCGCATTCGCACCGGCCAGTATGACTTTCCCGATCCGGAGTGGACGAATGTGAGCCCAGCGGCAAAGGACCTGATCAAGGGCATGCTGAACGTGGATCCCAGCAAGCGTCTGCGCATCCAGGACGTCATTCGCAACAACTGGATTGCCCAGTACAATGCCGTACCACAGACACCGCTCTGCACGGGTCGCATGCTGAAGGAGAGCGAGGAAACCTGGCCGGAGGTGCAGGAGGAGATGATGCGCTCGCTGGCCACTATGCGCGTGGATTACGATCAGGTGGGTCATCCGCATGGCTAACATGACAATGTAGGCCAATGTATCTTGCCATTGTTTTGTCTGCAGGATAAATCTCGATGCGAGTCTGAATTTTTCCATTCTATTATATAACATTACGCATTTGCTTTTCACCATAT contains these protein-coding regions:
- the LOC6524105 gene encoding MAP kinase-activated protein kinase 2 translates to MLSLQNQRQPKTTPLVDEYEISDTVLGLGINGKVVQCTHRRTKQNYALKVLLDNEKARREVDLHWRLSGCRHIVNIIDVYENTYSGRKCLLVVMECMEGGELFQRIQDKADGAFTEREAAQIMHEICSAVDYLHSRDIAHRDLKPENLLYTTSQPNAILKLTDFGFAKETFSNDKLQTPCYTPYYVAPEVLGPEKYDKSCDIWSLGVVMYIIMCGFPPFYSNHGLAISPGMKKRIRTGQYDFPDPEWTNVSPAAKDLIKGMLNVDPSKRLRIQDVIRNNWIAQYNAVPQTPLCTGRMLKESEETWPEVQEEMMRSLATMRVDYDQMQIKALDKSNNPLLTKRRKKIEEMEIYAANATRN